One genomic region from Marinobacter szutsaonensis encodes:
- the rsgA gene encoding small ribosomal subunit biogenesis GTPase RsgA — MAKRRLNKQQQWRISKIQQERAARAAKKEKVIEQQAEAGELGPEQEGLIIAHYGQQLDVEALEGEDAGTVFRCFVRANIDSLVTGDRVIWRKGKSETGVIVARCDRQNLLQRPDNFGALKPVAANIDHIILVIAPEPEPHDNLIDRYLVASETSDIPAVILLNKTDLITDGNRDQIEDLLSRYENLGYEVVRTSAAESGNEPAPEVAALVKDQTSVFVGQSGVGKSSIIQTLLPGESLRVGAVSESTGKGIHTTTTAKLFHLPLGGDLIDSPGIREFGLWHMTPQEIEYGFREIRELIGTCRFRNCRHMGDPGCALEAAAADGRISPERLKSFHRILADMAEQQARGLKVD, encoded by the coding sequence ATGGCAAAACGGCGACTGAACAAACAGCAACAGTGGCGTATCTCGAAGATCCAGCAGGAACGGGCTGCCCGTGCTGCCAAGAAGGAAAAGGTCATTGAACAGCAAGCCGAGGCCGGTGAGCTGGGGCCAGAGCAGGAAGGTCTGATCATCGCCCACTATGGCCAGCAGCTGGATGTGGAGGCCCTGGAGGGCGAGGATGCCGGGACGGTGTTCCGCTGTTTTGTCCGGGCCAATATCGACAGTCTGGTGACTGGCGACCGGGTGATCTGGCGCAAGGGCAAGAGTGAGACGGGTGTGATCGTTGCCCGTTGTGATCGCCAGAATCTGCTGCAGCGGCCGGACAATTTCGGGGCGTTGAAACCGGTGGCGGCGAATATAGACCACATTATTCTGGTGATTGCTCCGGAGCCGGAGCCCCACGATAACCTGATTGACCGGTACCTGGTTGCTTCGGAGACCAGTGATATTCCGGCGGTGATTCTGCTGAACAAGACGGATCTGATTACCGATGGGAACCGGGATCAGATCGAAGATCTGCTGTCCCGGTATGAGAACCTGGGTTATGAGGTGGTGCGTACCTCGGCTGCCGAGTCCGGTAATGAGCCGGCGCCGGAGGTTGCGGCGCTGGTGAAGGATCAGACCAGTGTGTTTGTGGGTCAGTCCGGTGTGGGCAAGTCGTCGATTATCCAGACGCTGCTGCCGGGAGAGTCGCTTCGGGTCGGGGCGGTTTCGGAGAGCACCGGCAAGGGCATTCACACCACTACGACCGCCAAGCTTTTCCATCTGCCCCTGGGCGGCGATCTGATTGATTCGCCGGGTATCCGGGAGTTCGGGCTGTGGCACATGACGCCGCAGGAGATCGAGTATGGTTTCCGGGAGATCCGGGAGTTGATCGGTACCTGCAGGTTCCGGAATTGCCGGCACATGGGGGATCCCGGGTGTGCCCTGGAGGCGGCGGCCGCGGACGGGCGG